In Lotus japonicus ecotype B-129 chromosome 5, LjGifu_v1.2, one genomic interval encodes:
- the LOC130718796 gene encoding uncharacterized protein LOC130718796, giving the protein MDKFLVKRARSSSEQCGSSSSQQQPPHVEVNLNELPSDPGLRPRITTYHPNDQDKIRRAYLQKGPCQPKNHNFPQKKVGTSKRRFSTAWFTEFGSWLEYSIEKDAAYCLCCYLFRPDQGNQGGGETFVTKGFNKWNNKERITLHVGSPNSAHNIAFKKCQDLMKQDQHIDTVMSRHSDTQRNIYRTRLKATIDCVCWLLKQGLAFRGHDESKGSTRQGNFLELLKFLAMHNDLIKSVVLDNAPENHQLIAPTIQKDIAHAAASETTNVIIADIGNEFFAILVDEARDISTKEQMAIALRYVNKTGSIVERFLGIVHVKDTTASSLKSAIDELFCKHGLSISSIRGQGYDGASNMSGEFNGLKSLILRENPCAYYVHCFAHQLQLTLVAIAQEHGEVSLFFNLVSKLMNVVGGSCKRVDMLHEKQLEHIREELSRGEISSGQGLNQETNLARPADTRWSSHYVTLVRIILMYSAIIDVLHIMKEDGYPRQAKGEASGLLIMLQGFDFVFFLHLMRRVLGISHELSQSLQRKDQDIMNAMNLVNITKTRFASLRNDGWEPLLKEVTLFCNKQSISVPPMESVFVSGQSRRQTRSITTEHHYRVELFYTVIDMQLQELNDRFSEINTQLLLCLASLDPSNLFSAFDKAKVLEFVSFYPNEFTPFNLVMLDNALDCYIMDMRTSDEFASLEGLQQLSEKLVEKGRHVVYPLVYLLLKLALILPVATATVERAFSAMNIVKNRLRNRIGDTWMNDCLVTYIESDVFNNIDSELIVQRFQNMKSRRGQL; this is encoded by the coding sequence ATGGATAAATTTTTAGTAAAGAGAGCAAGGTCATCAAGTGAGCAATGTGGATCAAGCTCGTCACAACAACAACCACCACATGTTGAAGTTAATCTAAATGAGTTGCCATCGGATCCTGGATTGCGACCAAGAATTACAACATATCATCCTAATGATCAAGATAAGATACGGAGAGCATATTTGCAAAAAGGACCATGTCAACCTAAGAATCACAACTTTCCACAAAAGAAAGTCGGAACCTCAAAAAGAAGATTTTCCACGGCATGGTTCACTGAATTTGGAAGTTGGTTAGAGTACAGCATTGAAAAAGATGCTGCATATTGTTTGTGTTGCTATCTCTTTAGGCCCGATCAAGGAAACCAAGGTGGTGGTGAGACATTTGTCACCAAGGGATTCAACAAATGGAACAACAAAGAAAGGATCACACTTCATGTTGGAAGTCCTAATAGTGCTCATAACATTGCTTTCAAGAAATGTCAGGACTTAATGAAACAAGATCAACATATTGACACTGTCATGTCTAGGCATTCTGACACACAACGCAACATCTACAGAACACGCTTAAAGGCAACAATTGATTGTGTTTGTTGGCTACTAAAGCAAGGCTTAGCTTTTCGTGGTCATGATGAGTCAAAGGGTTCTACCAGACAAGGTAACTTCCTTGAGCTACTTAAATTTCTTGCCATGCACAATGATTTGATAAAAAGTGTTGTTTTGGATAATGCTCCTGAAAACCATCAATTAATTGCTCCAACAATCCAAAAAGATATTGCTCATGCTGCTGCATCAGAAACTACTAATGTTATTATTGCTGATATTGGAAATGAATTCTTTGCTATTCTTGTTGATGAAGCTCGTGACATATCAACTAAAGAACAAATGGCAATTGCTCTGCGTTATGTTAATAAAACTGGAAGTATTGTTGAGCGTTTTTTAGGCATTGTTCATGTTAAGGATACCACTGCTTCATCATTGAAATCAGCAATTGATGAACTATTTTGTAAACATGGGCTTAGTATATCAAGTATTCGTGGACAAGGTTATGATGGTGCTAGCAACATGAGTGGAGAATTTAATGGTCTGAAAAGTTTAATTTTAAGGGAGAATCCATGTGCATATTATGTCCATTGCTTTGCTCATCAATTACAACTTACTTTAGTTGCTATTGCTCAAGAACATGGTGAAGTTTCCTTATTTTTTAACTTAGTCTCCAAGTTAATGAATGTTGTTGGGGGATCTTGCAAGCGAGTTGACATGCTTCATGAAAAACAATTGGAACATATTAGAGAAGAATTAAGCAGAGGAGAAATTTCTAGTGGGCAAGGTCTTAACCAAGAAACTAATCTGGCACGCCCTGCTGATACTCGTTGGAGTTCTCATTATGTCACTTTGGTTAGGATAATATTGATGTATTCTGCTATTATTGATGTTCTGCACATTATGAAAGAAGACGGATACCCCCGACAGGCAAAAGGTGAAGCATCTGGTCTTTTAATTATGTTGCAAGGTTTTGATTTTGTATTCTTCTTGCATTTGATGAGACGTGTATTGGGTATTTCACATGAATTGTCACAATCATtgcaaaggaaagatcaagacATCATGAATGCTATGAACTTGGTTAACATCACAAAGACTAGGTTTGCATCACTTAGGAATGATGGATGGGAGCCTTTATTGAAGGAAGTAACTTTATTTTGCAATAAGCAATCTATTAGTGTTCCTCCTATGGAAAGTGTGTTTGTTAGTGGGCAGTCACGGCGTCAAACGCGTAGCATTACAACAGAGCATCATTATCGTGTTGAGTTATTTTATACCGTGATAGATATGCAGCTTCAAGAACTCAATGACCGTTTTAGTGAGATTaatacccaattgctcctttgtTTGGCTTCTTTGGATCCATCTAATTTGTTCTCTGCTTTTGATAAGGCAAAGGTGTTGGAATTTGTAAGTTTTTATCCAAATGAGTTCACTCCATTTAATTTAGTGATGCTTGATAATGCACTAGATTGTTACATCATGGATATGCGAACAAGTGATGAATTTGCCTCTTTGGAAGGACTCCAACAACTTTCAGAGAAGTTGGTTGAAAAAGGAAGACATGTTGTGTATCCACTTGTttatcttcttttgaaattgGCA